In Flavivirga abyssicola, the following are encoded in one genomic region:
- a CDS encoding M28 family peptidase encodes MRQILILLSLLISSVSITQNHQQLYDIIDDISEKRIENDIQTLVNFGTRNTFSDTISNTRGIGAARRWIKSEFEAISKDCNNCLKVFYQKDFVTKKGNNRVPHDAWVVNVVAIQKGTKYPNRYIIMSGDIDSRASNTMDFTTDAPGANDNASGMAGAIEAARVLSKYQFESSIIYVGLSGEEQGLFGGAGLAKYAQEKEWDIIGVFNNDMIGNIKGVDGVIDNRTFRIFSEPVPPNETERQRTLRRFYGGEVDGISRQLARYVYKTTKTYMPEMNPMMVYRLDRFGRGGHHRPFNDLGYVGIRIMEAHENYTQQHQDIREENGIKYGDVIEHVNFGYAKKLTAVNAINMASLATAPPAPKNVAIGGIVEPAAKFKWDKVDGAIGYKIYWRNTTSPTWDHSRYVGDTSEFTLDGIVIDNHFFGIASVGKNGFESVVAFPSKVFRD; translated from the coding sequence ATGAGACAAATACTAATATTACTTTCACTATTAATTTCATCCGTCAGTATTACTCAAAATCATCAACAATTGTATGATATCATTGATGACATATCTGAAAAACGCATTGAAAATGATATCCAAACACTAGTCAATTTCGGAACAAGAAATACCTTTAGTGATACTATTTCAAATACTAGAGGCATAGGTGCCGCCAGACGATGGATAAAATCAGAATTTGAAGCCATTTCAAAAGATTGTAATAATTGTCTGAAAGTCTTTTATCAAAAAGATTTTGTCACTAAAAAAGGCAATAATCGTGTACCTCATGATGCATGGGTAGTTAATGTTGTTGCTATTCAAAAAGGGACTAAATACCCCAATCGATATATCATTATGAGCGGTGATATTGATTCTCGTGCCAGCAACACTATGGATTTCACCACCGATGCTCCAGGAGCTAATGATAATGCCTCTGGTATGGCAGGAGCTATTGAAGCAGCTAGGGTTTTATCTAAATATCAATTTGAGAGCAGCATTATTTATGTAGGTTTGTCTGGTGAAGAACAAGGACTCTTTGGCGGTGCAGGATTAGCGAAATATGCTCAAGAAAAGGAATGGGATATTATCGGTGTTTTCAATAATGATATGATTGGAAATATTAAAGGGGTGGATGGTGTTATTGATAATAGAACATTTAGAATTTTCTCCGAACCTGTTCCTCCAAATGAAACAGAACGCCAAAGGACACTACGTCGGTTTTATGGTGGTGAAGTAGATGGTATATCACGCCAATTAGCACGTTACGTTTATAAAACTACAAAAACGTATATGCCCGAAATGAATCCTATGATGGTTTACAGATTAGATAGGTTTGGACGTGGTGGCCATCATCGCCCTTTTAATGATTTAGGGTATGTAGGTATTCGTATTATGGAAGCCCATGAAAACTATACGCAACAACATCAAGATATTCGAGAAGAAAATGGTATAAAATACGGAGATGTTATTGAGCATGTAAATTTTGGTTATGCAAAAAAACTCACCGCAGTGAATGCTATAAATATGGCAAGTTTAGCAACCGCTCCCCCAGCACCAAAAAATGTTGCTATTGGGGGTATTGTAGAACCTGCTGCAAAATTTAAATGGGATAAAGTTGATGGAGCTATAGGCTACAAAATTTACTGGAGAAACACCACCTCTCCTACTTGGGATCATAGTAGGTATGTTGGTGATACTTCAGAATTCACATTAGATGGTATTGTTATTGATAATCATTTTTTCGGAATAGCCTCTGTAGGCAAAAACGGTTTCGAAAGTGTTGTTGCATTTCCAAGTAAAGTATTTAGAGATTGA
- a CDS encoding M1 family metallopeptidase, with the protein MTHRLYVLCLFSIISCISLNAQGLFSENSIFTRQDTLRGSITPERAWWDLNYYHLDIKVNPDEKFISGKNTIQYTVLEDFSVMQIDLQTPLNLTRAIQNGTELKIKHDGNAHFINLIEKQKIGDVNSIEVYYEGKPREAIKAPWDGGISWKKDPNGNHFIASSCQGLGASVWWPCKDHMYDEVDSMLISVNVPKNLMNISNGRLRRVEQYTDSKTFRWFVKSPINNYGVNINIGDYTNFSEVYNGQGGHLDLNYYVLKDNLEKAKEHFKDVPKMMKAFEHWFGQYPFYVDSFKLVEVPYLGMEHQSSVTYGNDYKKGYLGSDLSGTGWGLKFDFIIVHESGHEWFANNITCKDVADLWIHESFTTYSENLFLDYYYGKEASAEYVIGTRKNIINDKPLIGHYNVNKEGSSDMYFKGANMLHTLRQLIEDDEKWRQILRGLNRDFFHQTVTTEQIENYLSEKTEIDLTEFFNQYLRTTKIPTLEYTIDKNGLKYRWTNVVDKFDMPIQININGNDQWLFPKTEWKTMTSELRIMSFEVDKDFYIEVKKL; encoded by the coding sequence ATGACTCACCGCTTATATGTCTTATGCCTTTTCTCAATAATTTCATGTATTTCCTTAAATGCTCAAGGACTATTTTCAGAGAACAGTATTTTCACTAGACAAGATACTTTAAGAGGTTCTATAACTCCAGAACGTGCTTGGTGGGACCTAAATTATTATCATTTAGATATTAAAGTAAATCCTGATGAAAAATTCATTTCGGGGAAGAATACTATTCAATATACGGTTTTAGAGGATTTTTCTGTTATGCAAATTGATTTGCAAACACCTTTAAACCTTACTAGAGCCATTCAGAATGGTACAGAATTAAAAATAAAACATGATGGCAATGCGCATTTTATAAACCTTATTGAAAAACAAAAAATAGGAGACGTAAATTCTATTGAAGTTTATTATGAGGGTAAACCAAGAGAAGCAATTAAAGCCCCTTGGGATGGTGGTATTTCTTGGAAAAAAGATCCCAACGGGAACCATTTTATAGCATCATCTTGTCAAGGTTTGGGAGCTAGTGTATGGTGGCCTTGTAAAGATCATATGTATGATGAAGTAGACAGTATGCTTATTAGTGTAAATGTTCCCAAGAACCTAATGAATATATCTAATGGCAGGTTAAGGCGTGTAGAGCAATATACGGATTCAAAAACATTTAGATGGTTTGTTAAAAGTCCTATAAATAATTATGGCGTCAATATAAATATTGGTGATTACACTAACTTTTCTGAGGTTTATAATGGACAAGGAGGCCATTTAGACCTAAACTATTATGTCTTAAAAGATAACTTAGAGAAAGCTAAAGAACATTTTAAAGATGTCCCTAAAATGATGAAAGCTTTCGAGCATTGGTTTGGTCAGTACCCGTTTTACGTAGACAGTTTTAAGCTGGTTGAAGTACCTTATTTAGGTATGGAGCACCAAAGTTCTGTCACCTATGGAAATGACTATAAAAAAGGGTATTTAGGTAGCGACTTATCTGGTACTGGGTGGGGATTGAAGTTTGATTTTATTATTGTCCATGAATCTGGCCATGAGTGGTTTGCTAATAACATTACCTGTAAAGATGTTGCAGACTTGTGGATACATGAAAGCTTTACAACCTATTCCGAAAACCTATTTTTAGATTACTATTATGGCAAAGAAGCATCCGCTGAATATGTGATCGGTACGCGTAAAAATATTATAAATGACAAACCTCTAATTGGTCATTACAATGTTAATAAAGAAGGTTCTAGTGATATGTATTTTAAAGGTGCCAACATGCTACATACGCTTAGACAACTTATTGAAGATGATGAAAAATGGCGGCAAATTTTACGTGGATTAAATAGAGATTTTTTTCATCAAACAGTTACAACCGAACAAATCGAAAACTATTTAAGTGAAAAAACTGAGATTGATCTCACAGAATTTTTTAATCAATATCTAAGAACCACAAAAATCCCAACACTTGAATATACAATCGATAAAAATGGATTAAAATACCGGTGGACAAATGTTGTTGATAAATTTGATATGCCTATCCAAATAAACATTAATGGAAATGACCAATGGTTATTTCCGAAAACTGAATGGAAAACCATGACATCGGAATTAAGAATCATGTCTTTTGAAGTGGATAAAGATTTTTATATTGAAGTAAAAAAACTATAA
- a CDS encoding glycosyl hydrolase family 8 has protein sequence MNKRYLTFVYLLFSLISLSNAQISEVNFLNRDYDYGIQPTNIQANDVYDVYVAWRNAFATPCTNGRYRIKFDTPTETVSEGIAYGMLLAAYANDKELLDGLWLYYQDFSNANGVMNWKIDGCSSVIGQNGATDAELDAAIALIVADKRWGNSGTINYKSDAQTLISAIKNYEVEANTNVLKPGDAWGGSANTNPSYFATGYFRVFGEYTNDTTFWNDVADTCYDIINANLSKNNAAYNLVSDWCEADGDYSAIVPWAHDQGKSYFYDAARTPWRIAIDYVWYGNSKALDYSVLCNNFVTVKGGFDKIYPGYSQAGVAINTAYKDPTFTGAYATASMSSSTQSFVNNGYTELKNQSTSAYFGATLRAIYMFALSGNAYNPLKEPSLSVTEIDDISFEIYPNPTSDYLFVNFRSTRPKTLSLYSINGAKLLSKPIDNSEIKLDIRHLKTGIYLLNIDKENHKIVKL, from the coding sequence ATGAATAAACGTTATCTTACATTCGTTTACCTGTTATTTTCATTGATTAGTCTTTCTAATGCTCAAATTTCGGAAGTAAATTTTCTGAATAGAGATTATGATTATGGTATTCAGCCAACTAACATTCAAGCTAATGATGTATATGATGTCTATGTTGCATGGCGAAATGCTTTTGCTACACCTTGCACAAATGGAAGATATAGAATAAAATTTGATACACCTACGGAAACAGTTTCAGAAGGAATTGCTTATGGGATGTTATTAGCAGCCTATGCAAATGACAAAGAGCTTCTAGATGGTTTGTGGCTTTATTATCAGGATTTTTCTAATGCTAATGGTGTTATGAACTGGAAAATAGATGGCTGTTCTAGCGTTATTGGTCAAAATGGTGCGACTGATGCCGAATTGGATGCTGCCATAGCTTTGATTGTAGCAGATAAACGTTGGGGGAATTCCGGTACTATAAATTATAAAAGTGATGCTCAGACTTTAATAAGTGCTATAAAAAACTATGAAGTAGAAGCTAATACGAATGTGTTAAAACCAGGGGATGCATGGGGAGGAAGTGCAAATACAAATCCATCATACTTTGCGACAGGTTATTTTAGAGTGTTTGGTGAGTATACCAACGATACGACTTTTTGGAATGACGTTGCTGATACTTGTTATGATATTATCAATGCGAATTTGTCTAAAAATAATGCCGCTTATAATTTAGTATCGGATTGGTGCGAGGCAGATGGCGACTATTCTGCTATTGTACCTTGGGCTCACGATCAAGGGAAATCCTATTTTTACGATGCGGCCAGAACTCCATGGCGAATAGCCATAGATTATGTGTGGTACGGTAATTCAAAAGCATTAGATTACTCTGTTTTATGTAACAATTTTGTTACTGTTAAAGGTGGTTTTGATAAAATATATCCAGGGTACAGTCAAGCTGGCGTTGCAATTAATACAGCTTATAAAGACCCAACGTTCACAGGAGCTTACGCTACAGCAAGCATGTCCTCAAGTACTCAAAGCTTTGTAAATAACGGTTATACTGAATTAAAAAATCAATCAACAAGTGCCTACTTTGGAGCTACATTAAGAGCTATTTATATGTTTGCACTTTCAGGTAATGCATATAATCCATTAAAAGAACCTTCTTTAAGTGTTACTGAAATAGATGATATATCTTTCGAAATATATCCTAACCCTACTTCGGATTATTTATTTGTGAATTTTAGGTCTACAAGACCAAAGACACTTAGTCTGTATTCAATTAACGGAGCTAAGTTGTTAAGTAAACCAATTGATAATTCTGAAATAAAGCTAGATATTAGGCATTTAAAAACGGGAATCTATCTTCTAAATATTGATAAGGAAAACCATAAGATTGTTAAATTATAA
- a CDS encoding YdeI/OmpD-associated family protein, producing METTELYFKTDTEWRDWLHKNHGTSKGIYLIFYKVENKEPSMRWEEAVKVALCYGWIDSTVKSLGNGKRKQRFTPRNSKSVWSALNKRYIKELTANNLMHESGFKIIEIGKKNGSWTALDDVEKGIIPEALQIAFNKHPTAFNNYNNFAPSYRKHYLYWLNQAKREETKQKRIVEIIKLCKANIKDRGNW from the coding sequence GTGGAAACTACTGAACTATATTTTAAGACAGATACAGAATGGCGAGACTGGTTACACAAAAATCATGGTACTTCTAAAGGTATTTATCTTATTTTTTATAAAGTAGAAAACAAAGAGCCTTCCATGCGATGGGAAGAAGCTGTAAAAGTTGCGCTTTGCTACGGTTGGATCGATTCCACAGTAAAAAGCTTGGGTAACGGAAAAAGGAAACAACGCTTTACTCCAAGAAATTCAAAAAGTGTGTGGAGTGCTCTAAACAAAAGATATATAAAAGAGCTTACTGCCAATAATTTAATGCACGAAAGTGGTTTTAAAATTATTGAAATCGGAAAGAAAAATGGTAGTTGGACGGCTTTAGATGATGTTGAAAAAGGTATTATTCCAGAAGCTCTACAAATAGCATTTAACAAACACCCAACAGCCTTTAATAATTATAACAACTTTGCACCTTCATACAGGAAACACTATTTGTATTGGTTAAATCAAGCAAAAAGAGAAGAAACCAAACAAAAACGCATTGTTGAAATCATCAAACTTTGTAAAGCTAATATAAAGGACCGGGGGAATTGGTAA